From Coffea arabica cultivar ET-39 chromosome 2e, Coffea Arabica ET-39 HiFi, whole genome shotgun sequence, the proteins below share one genomic window:
- the LOC113732879 gene encoding uncharacterized protein codes for MVVERWVETAVGDVLKDGARMLQIKLKNRFRVAVDHHRRMAGFYSTDGDGYFSSTMQRLIQRFSEFRRDSLPSSTMFYRKRVSKDIDLEADSVLTRALQAVAVPVFGNVCHVFMHGLNRVQIYGAEKLHQAVLGRPENKPLVTVSNHVAAVDDPFVLAALLPRNVLLDAHNLRWTLCATDRCFRNPLTSAFFKYVKVLPVSRGDGIYQKGMDVAISKLNRGEWVHIFPEGSRSRDGGKTIGPIKRGVGRLILDADNVPIVLPFVHTGMQDIMPIGAKLPRIGKTVTVLIGDPIQFDDILNLEENQNMSRGKLYDAVIARIRDRLQRLKAQVERLVIEQSLQLQNYPTKVTEQSAGILRQVDWGSLGKETYTRLEDHLSPRKNLTTEKVEVDQTQLQERSLQSRNSKMCLFWEGGIGSRNHGYMESAELMGFAARVLLMNNTPRVNDGFVDSQGVNPLKALNDFRKSMYESFYSPANPSFC; via the exons ATGGTTGTGGAGCGGTGGGTTGAAACGGCCGTCGGCGATGTGTTGAAGGACGGCGCTCGGATGCTACAGATTAAGTTGAAAAACCGGTTCAGAGTCGCCGTCGATCACCATCGGAGAATGGCGGGTTTCTACTCCACCGACGGCGATGGATACTTCTCGTCGACAATGCAGCGGTTGATTCAGCGATTCAGCGAGTTCCGTAGGGATTCTCTGCCTTCGTCCACTATGTTCTACCGCAAACGAG TTAGTAAAGACATTGATCTCGAAGCAGATTCAGTCCTGACCCGAGCGCTTCAGGCTGTGGCTGTTCCTGTTTTTGGAAATGTTTGTCATGTTTTCATGCATGGCCTGAATCGAGTGCAG ATATATGGTGCAGAAAAACTTCACCAGGCTGTCTTAGGTAGACCAGAAAATAAGCCCTTAGTTACA GTTAGCAACCATGTTGCTGCCGTAGATGACCCCTTTGTTCTTGCTGCCTTACTTCCCCGAAATGTTCTGTTAGATGCTCATAACTTGAGGTGGACACTTTGTGCAACTGATCGATGCTTTCGTAACCCTTTGACATCTGCATtctttaaatatgtgaaagtgcTTCCAGTTTCTCGTGGTGATGGTATTTATCAGAAG GGAATGGATGTTGCTATATCCAAATTGAATCGTGGTGAGTGGGTTCACATATTCCCCGAAGGCAGCCGTTCTCGAGATGGAGGGAAAACCATAGGTCCTATTAAGAGAGGTGTCGGCAG GTTGATCTTAGATGCTGACAATGTACCAATAGTTCTCCCATTTGTGCACACTGGCATGCAAGATATAATGCCAATAGGAGCCAAGCTTCCCAGGATTGGTAAGACG GTTACTGTACTTATCGGTGACCCCATTCAATTTGATGATATACTCAATTTGGAAGAAAACCAGAATATGTCCAGAGGGAAGCTGTATGATGCCGTGATTGCTAGAATACGCGATCGACTGCAGAGGTTAAAAGCTCAAGTTGAAAGATTAGTGATTGAACAATCACTTCAACTTCAGAATTACCCTACAAAGGTCACTGAACAATCAGCTGGAATTTTGCGCCAGGTTGATTGGGGTTCGCTTGGCAAGGAAACTTATACACGACTTGAAGACCATCTATCCCCGAGGAAAAATTTAACAACTGAAAAAGTAGAAGTAGACCAAACCCAGTTACAAGAAAGAAGCTTACAGAGTCGGAATTCTAAAATGTGTTTGTTCTGGGAAGGTGGAATTGGCTCTAGGAATCATGGTTACATGGAATCCGCCGAGTTAATGGGTTTTGCAGCTAGAGTTTTATTAATGAATAATACTCCTCGGGTTAATGACGGCTTTGTTGATAGTCAAGGAGTTAATCCATTGAAGGCTTTGAATGACTTTAGGAAATCAATGTATGAAAGCTTCTATAGTCCTGCTAACCCCAGTTTTTGCTGA
- the LOC113732880 gene encoding F-actin-capping protein subunit alpha, with protein MSDDDEETSTEPEELSHKQKLEIAKWFLINSPPGEIQYVAKDVKAVLKDENVYEAAAAEAFPLYNKSHMICLQLPDRSGDVMVTSFSEITEDEYLDPRTAQVAVVNHVKQACTEVRPASDEELPSAYVEEYRCAVDAEISKYVGEAYPKGVCSVYSTKGKHVEEPGSNFELVVVILASRHSPQNFCNGSWRSIWNVVFEDELQIVELRGRMEVGAHYFEEGNVQLDAKHECKDSTAFQSPDDCAASVVNIIRHHETEYLNSLQTSYLNLPDTTFKDLRRKLPVTRTLFPWHNTMQFSLTRDISKELGIGK; from the exons atgtcAGACGACGATGAAGAAACGAGTACAGAGCCGGAAGAGCTGAGTCACAAGCAAAAACTAGAAATTGCAAAATGGTTCCTCATCAATTCTCCCCCTGGCGAAATCCAATACGTAGCCAAAg ATGTTAAAGCGGTTTTGAAAGATGAAAATGTATATGAAGCAGCGGCAGCGGAGGCATTTCCTCTGTACAACAAATCTCACATGATTTGCCTACAACTTCCTGACCGAAGTGGCGAT GTGATGGTGACATCGTTTAGTGAGATTACTGAAGATGAATATCTTGATCCTAGGACTGCCCAAGTGGCTGTGGTTAACCATGTTAAGCAA GCTTGCACAGAAGTTAGACCGGCAAGTGATGAAGAACTGCCATCTGCATATGTAGAGGAATATCG GTGCGCGGTGGATGCAGAAATTAGCAAGTATGTTGGCGAAGCTTATCCGAAAGGTGTATGCTCAGTCTACTCTACCAAAGGAAAGCATGTGGAAGAACCTGGATCTAATTTTGAGcttgttgtggtgattttagCTTCTAGACATAGTCCTCAAAATTTCTG CAATGGAAGTTGGCGGTCAATATGGAATGTTGTGTTTGAGGATGAGCTACAAATTGTGGAACTGAGAGGCAGAATGGAG GTAGGGGCCCACTATTTTGAAGAGGGAAATGTCCAATTAGATGCAAAACATGAATGCAAGGATTCAACTGCATTTCAG TCGCCTGATGATTGTGCTGCTTCTGTGGTGAATATAATTCGCCATCATGAGACGGAGTACCTCAATTCTCTTCAG ACATCTTATTTGAATCTGCCTGATACAACTTTCAAG GACCTTCGAAGAAAGCTTCCAGTTACTCGGACACTATTCCCGTGGCACAACACTATGCAGTTCAGCTTGACCAGAGATATATCAAAAGAACTTGGCATTGGAAAATAG